From the genome of Branchiostoma lanceolatum isolate klBraLanc5 chromosome 11, klBraLanc5.hap2, whole genome shotgun sequence:
TTGTTGATGTCTGAATGTTCTTTTTTCTCCCTCCACTGCAGGATTTTGACACCTGGATGGAGGAACAGGGTCTCCTGACACCTGGAGTCTCATCTGTGTTTGTCACCTGTGGTGACTGGGACCTCAGGAAAATGTAGGCTGCACTCATAGCTTAATAGCTATAGATATGTGCAAGTCTTTTGTTGATTTTAATTTTTGATATGTGATTGTCTGTACATTTACTGGTTTATTGTTTGAAATAAATATCCTTGTGTTCACCTTCCCGGCCCAGGCTTCCATCACAATGCAGTTATCTCAACATTCCTGTCCCTTCCTACTTCAAACAATGGATCAACATAAAGAAGGTAAACTTATACgttaaaattgttttgaatgaTAGAGAAAACGTCGACCAATTTGAAGAATTTGTATTTAGATTTCTTAAAGTTAAAAAAAGTCTGAAGTCACTGAATTGCACCAATAAGGAAAATATTTTACATGATTGACTTCTTCATAGCTGCTAACTTCTTTGAACGAATGGGAAGTGTAACAGGTGAAAAGAAATCTCCATTAGTAAATAGTGCCTAATATTACAGTATGATTTGTAGATTCTAATTTGATgctttgtcttgattttttccAGTCCTACAGCAAAGTAACAGGTCACTGGGGGAaaagcatgatgatgatgttgagaAATCTGGACCTTCAACATCAGGGCAGACACCACAGTGGTATAGGTAAGAAATTGTACCTATATCAGGGGACCAGAATTACCTTAGCATACTGTAACTCACAGTgagtgtaaatgcatttacgttcATCATGATTTAATCttacggtagggagaaaatggaggttTTTCTTTGGCTTTCAGTTTGCAGttggtaggcgggcagaagacagattCTGaaaaggtcaccacaaaaactgcaaacattaaaccatcaCAAATttaaaatgcatgtacagtacatactaTAGATTTTAAAGTGCATTTTGATATCTGACATTTACTGATACTCAATGTACATGCACAACTAAAAAGTCTAGAAAAGGGTCGGAAATGAACAATAAAATGCTGTTTTATTCTCAGATGACTGCAGGAATATTGCAAGAATACTTGGAGAACTGGCAAGGAGAGGAGCATTTTTTCAAGTTACGAGTAGGAGCTGaaaagatacagaagctggcagATCAATCTAAATAAGTGCATGCACTTTCACAATCTACTAAACATGTATAAGCAAGATAGATATAAATGAATAAGTATACGCCTTCCATACATTTTTTCAATGTCACAGCAAGTCATTACATATAGTAAGGCTTTGTTAAAAGTTTGAAGTCTTTGTATTCTAAGTACCTCAAAGACTGCTTATTTATTGACACCAGCACAAATCTAGAATTATGAGTTGTACATATGCAACAATCTTATAAAAGATGTACATGGAAGAtagtaaatgatggcaattgtgtatacatgtacttcccaGGGTTTTAACAGTGGATCCCACACTTTgttactacaatgtatatttcCTGAAAGTTTAGACTGACTTGTATTCGAGGCAATTACAATAAAAGCagctgtttttctttctttgatgtTTCAGCCTATCACTGACTTTAAAATCAACACTGAAATGGGATCatgatttctacattttgacagcAATAACAGCACAACAGTGTGTTCTGTAAAGGCCACCATCAAACAATTCTAATTTATGTTTTTCACCAACAATTTCTCTACAACAAGGCATAATATTGCCACTATGTCTGGTTGGAAACTAGTAAGTAcaccatgcccgtagccaggattttgccTGGGGGCCAGGGGGATCTTCTTACTGtctgagggaccagcgagcactgcaggcgcgagcttcctaggggggtccagGGGTAAGCCTGAACCCCCCTGGCTACAGGCATGTACACAGCAATAAAACATAGTTTACACACCAGTGTTAATTGCTGGTGTAGTCTGAAAATGCTTTTTATCTTACACgcattcaagtttgaaaatgcttTGAACATGAACATGGGTAGGCTGTATAAATACTATAATCTCAATATCACAATACAATCATCATGATAATGACTCTTTTCTGTACAAATGTTAAACTTTCCACAGCACTTGATTCACTGGTCTTCTTGGTCATTATTTCACCAGTAACTTATAGTCCAACCAGCACTTTACTATCCAAAAGGAGGACAAGATACTTCAAGAAACCTGTACAATGAACTCACTACATCCTCTGGTTTTTCCTGTTACAATAACAGCTAAGTGGCACTACAAAATGCTACGGTATTTCTTGACTTCACTACATCTTAAATTATTGCGTATTTGGTATTCCTTTGTGTCCAGTGGCCTTTTAAATACAGCTTTGAGCTCTAGCTGTTCTCATAACTCTCCTGAATCGTGTTTCACCTCCGCCACAGTTGGTTTTGTGTCGCTTGTCTCAGGTTTGTCTTCTTCAGCCTTTGAGTCAGTAGTGGCATTCTGTGTCTCAGActctttgtttttcttgttcttcttcttcttgcccttcttctttttcttcttgcttCCGTCAGGGTCGTCTGGATCCCCCGTGTCCCCCTTCTTCCCTTTCCAAGTTTCAGACAGACACTCTGGGAAGGAGATTTAAGTAATGAACAAACAATCCTGGGAAAGAGTACTTAAGACAGTCCCACTCTCTGAGAGGGTAGACCCCAGCATAAAAACATTCACCTATGCCTGTTTTCCTGTTAAATAAGTTCAGCACTATTTCAAAAATTAGGACATCAAAGAAGTCTAATATCTTGCAACTGTGTTGGCTTTTGTGTTCCATGAATATTGTTCAGTGTTCACACACAAATGAATGCAAAAGACAATGCAAGCTGAGAAGGAGTGCAAAATTATAGCAATCTGTCCATCTTAGTGCTTATGTGATGTATTGATGTGGAATTGTTTATACTAAGCTAATTATACACATAGCCTTGTGAATCTGTCCTATAAGGCtactatatacattgtagtataGACTTTATACACCAAGAAAGAGACCTACAGACTACCCCAATGACAATTTTGAGAAATACCCTACCGTTCTACATTCCAAACTTCTGAAAAAAACCCGATAATATTCCCAACTTTCTTTAGACTTACCAGTTTCCTTCTTCCCTAGAACAGTGTCGGTACAGAAGTGCTGCAGGAGGGATTTCTCGCCCTGCAGGTTGTAGTACCAGTTCTCTATCTCCTCCTCGTGGCCTTCCAGCATTGACTCACACTGAAGAACAAAGGGAGGAACAAATCTTAAGAACATTCCTTTGAAActgtttcaagaaaaaaattgaattctaTTGTTAGGCAAGTTGAGTAATAACGTAACCgttcatcataatcataaaaGGTGCCTCCAAGACATGCAAGACTCATCCTTTTTTAATGACTTTTGATAGTACCATAATCCCTCACCTGTTTTTTCATGACTGTTACTTCAGCTGAAGGCGTGTCCCACATGTCATAAGGGATTCCAAGTTCAACCTGGCAAGTGTGAtaaaacatttgtacatttcatcTACTGATTCAGAAAGATCTGACATCACAAGACatcacaagacaagacaagacatcaAAATAATGATTGTAACTGACGAAAGATAACGgaagctgtctgaaacatctgactgtttcaaaactttatccagttgcttgagtaactgtttttggcgaaTGATTGATACTAAAGGATAGAATAAGAAATGACAAAAGACTTGTTGAACAAACCTTGACACCTTTGTTGACCAGTCCGTGCAGTGTTTGGAAAGTTTCGCTCATCCCCTTGGCGTAACGGTTGCTTCCGTCTCGCTCTGCATGCACGTTGTATTCCAGGATCCTTTCACAAATTCCTTCCATTGCCTCCACCAGAC
Proteins encoded in this window:
- the LOC136444601 gene encoding protein canopy 4-like, which produces MARHQRGAEALLFVLSVLVLLTHRGTEVTAHGPLDGPDRLPTKCEVCKYLSVELEHRLDETGRSKEQIELGHILDRGERKKKINYHTSELRLVEAMEGICERILEYNVHAERDGSNRYAKGMSETFQTLHGLVNKGVKVELGIPYDMWDTPSAEVTVMKKQCESMLEGHEEEIENWYYNLQGEKSLLQHFCTDTVLGKKETECLSETWKGKKGDTGDPDDPDGSKKKKKKGKKKKNKKNKESETQNATTDSKAEEDKPETSDTKPTVAEVKHDSGEL